GAGCAAGATCAAGCCAGTGGCAAGATGCCGAAGCGCAAGGTGCTGCCGGCCGACTACATCGCCCGCCGCTCGCTCTACCTGCCCGAGAAGGCGCGCTACGACTGGATCATGGAAAAGGCGGCGGTGAGCGGCAGCGATCTTCCAAGACTCGTCACCGACGCGATGACGGCGATCGAGGCCGAGTTCGAGCCCCTGCAGGGCGTGCTGCCGAAGGACTACGGCATCTTCGAGCCGAAGGTGCTCGAAGACCTGATGCGTCTCTTCAACAGCGCGCAGATCAAGCAAGCGACCGGCGACGTGTTCGGCCGCATCTACGAATACTTTCTCGCCAAGTTCTCGATCCAGAAGGCGCACGACAACGGCGAGTTCTTCACTCCGTCGTCGATCGTGCAGACGATCGTCAACGTGATCGAGCCCGATCACGGCACCGTGTTCGATCCCGCCTGCGGCTCGGGCGGCATGTTCGTCCAGTCGAGCCACTT
Above is a window of Deltaproteobacteria bacterium DNA encoding:
- a CDS encoding SAM-dependent DNA methyltransferase — encoded protein: MPSTELASLQQLETDLWEAADNLRANSKLTSSDYFMPVLGVIFLRHAANRFEAAARQIEQDQASGKMPKRKVLPADYIARRSLYLPEKARYDWIMEKAAVSGSDLPRLVTDAMTAIEAEFEPLQGVLPKDYGIFEPKVLEDLMRLFNSAQIKQATGDVFGRIYEYFLAKFSIQKAHDNGEFFTPSSIVQTIVNVIEPDHGTVFDPACGSGGMFVQSSHFIEHEGGDTAKKVVFYGQEKNRDTIRIAKMNLAVHGLEGKIAEAITYYQDEHTLAGKCDFVMANPPFNV